In a genomic window of Longimicrobium sp.:
- a CDS encoding HNH endonuclease signature motif containing protein, with translation MPKPMRTCNTPGCPALTREPYCPDHRKEVQRRGDTKTDEERRFYGSARWQKTRARHRRLHPLCAECERQGYVKAGDMVDHIVPMREGGDPWDPVNHETLCNTHHQVKRARERHAA, from the coding sequence ATGCCCAAGCCCATGCGCACGTGCAACACCCCGGGCTGCCCCGCCCTCACCCGCGAGCCCTACTGCCCAGACCACCGCAAGGAAGTCCAGAGGCGAGGGGACACGAAGACGGACGAGGAGCGGCGCTTCTACGGCAGCGCACGGTGGCAGAAGACAAGGGCGCGGCACCGCCGCCTCCACCCTCTATGCGCCGAATGCGAACGACAGGGGTATGTGAAGGCGGGCGACATGGTGGACCACATCGTCCCGATGCGTGAAGGCGGCGATCCGTGGGACCCGGTGAACCACGAGACGCTGTGCAACACGCACCATCAGGTGAAGCGAGCACGGGAGCGGCACGCGGCATGA
- a CDS encoding phage portal protein encodes MTLAEGGKWFGGGPTRAGISVGPDTAMRCGAFYACVRILAEDVGALPIGVHQRLPDGGRRKATEHPLHRVLRRQANAWQTAMEYREMMQAHVEMRGNAYSYITRGVGGRVLELLPIHPDSVTVHQAKDYTVTYKVRGEEAPSGSIFHLRGLTLDGVTGVSPITYMRESIGLALAAEKHGALLFGNGARPGMVAEAPAEFSAGAVERLKESIERGTSGDNLFRLLVLEEGAKLSAAPVSMTNEDAQFLDLRKYQRSEIAGMCRVPPHMIGDLERATFSNIEEQGQHYLDGGLNQRLVRFEQRANMTLLTPAEQETHYVEFNRLAFNRGNSTARAAFYGSAIRDGWMNRNEPRERENMPPGPPELNEFLRPLNMARANERTPDA; translated from the coding sequence ATGACGCTGGCCGAGGGGGGCAAGTGGTTCGGTGGCGGGCCGACGCGGGCGGGGATCTCGGTGGGGCCGGACACGGCGATGCGGTGCGGGGCCTTCTACGCCTGCGTTCGCATCCTGGCTGAAGACGTCGGGGCGCTGCCGATCGGAGTCCACCAGCGACTGCCGGACGGAGGGCGGCGCAAAGCGACAGAGCATCCGTTGCACCGCGTCCTCCGGCGCCAGGCGAACGCGTGGCAGACGGCGATGGAGTACCGCGAGATGATGCAGGCCCACGTCGAAATGCGTGGGAACGCGTACTCCTACATCACGCGGGGCGTAGGCGGGCGGGTGCTGGAACTGCTGCCGATCCACCCGGACAGCGTGACGGTTCACCAGGCGAAGGACTACACCGTCACCTACAAGGTGCGGGGAGAAGAGGCGCCATCGGGCAGCATCTTCCACCTGCGCGGTCTGACCCTCGACGGGGTGACGGGGGTTTCGCCGATCACGTACATGCGCGAGTCCATCGGCCTCGCCCTCGCCGCGGAGAAGCACGGGGCGCTGCTGTTCGGTAATGGCGCCCGACCGGGCATGGTCGCAGAGGCGCCGGCCGAGTTCAGTGCGGGCGCGGTCGAGCGACTGAAAGAGTCGATCGAGCGTGGCACTTCCGGCGACAACCTGTTCCGCCTGCTGGTGCTGGAAGAAGGGGCAAAGCTGAGCGCCGCCCCGGTTTCCATGACGAACGAAGACGCGCAGTTCCTCGACCTTCGCAAGTACCAGCGTAGCGAGATCGCGGGGATGTGCCGGGTGCCGCCGCACATGATCGGTGACTTGGAGCGGGCGACGTTCTCCAACATCGAAGAACAGGGACAGCACTATCTCGATGGCGGACTGAACCAGCGGCTGGTGCGGTTCGAACAGCGGGCCAACATGACGCTCCTCACCCCGGCCGAGCAGGAAACGCACTACGTCGAGTTCAACCGCCTCGCGTTCAACCGAGGGAACAGCACGGCACGCGCAGCCTTCTACGGCTCCGCGATCAGGGACGGGTGGATGAACCGGAACGAGCCGCGGGAGCGCGAGAACATGCCGCCTGGCCCGCCTGAGCTGAACGAGTTCCTGCGCCCGCTGAACATGGCCCGCGCCAACGAGAGGACGCCCGATGCGTAA
- a CDS encoding phage major capsid protein, producing MAETMTELFTAFTGFREELKASLDKQAKELKANGESSEKTGKRVEEVGEKLVEVKAELDRRAAEIQARIDEVEKLAARPRMGVAAHNGKSIGQQFAESDQIKAMRASAATESGAFSVNGSFFPRAAITSDAGSAGTLVEPQRLPDVVTAPRSRPLLRDLLQVSPTTSGTIEFIEQTGFTNNAAPVAEGAVKPESNLTFAKRTAPVEVIAHWAEITRQIIADAPRLQATLDGEMRAGLELKEDEQFIRGSGSSPNLQGIATHPRVQKYFWATGNNAVLANATIKAKTGDTKLDAIRRAMLTVTVAKYFATGLVLNPIDFADIELLKG from the coding sequence ATGGCCGAGACGATGACCGAACTGTTCACCGCCTTCACGGGCTTCCGCGAGGAGCTGAAGGCGTCGCTGGACAAGCAGGCGAAGGAGCTGAAGGCGAACGGCGAGTCGTCGGAGAAGACCGGCAAGCGCGTCGAGGAGGTGGGCGAAAAGCTGGTCGAGGTGAAGGCCGAACTCGACCGGCGAGCCGCCGAGATCCAGGCCCGAATCGACGAGGTGGAGAAGCTCGCGGCGCGGCCCCGCATGGGCGTCGCCGCACACAACGGAAAGTCCATCGGCCAGCAGTTCGCCGAGTCGGACCAGATCAAGGCGATGCGCGCCAGCGCCGCCACCGAGTCGGGCGCGTTCTCCGTGAACGGCAGCTTCTTTCCCCGGGCTGCCATCACCTCCGACGCCGGGAGCGCCGGGACGCTGGTGGAGCCGCAGCGGCTTCCGGATGTGGTCACCGCGCCCCGCTCGCGCCCGCTGCTGCGCGATCTGCTGCAGGTGTCCCCGACCACCAGCGGCACCATCGAGTTCATCGAGCAGACCGGGTTCACGAACAACGCGGCCCCGGTCGCCGAGGGCGCGGTCAAGCCCGAGTCGAACCTGACGTTCGCCAAGCGCACGGCACCCGTGGAGGTGATCGCGCACTGGGCGGAGATCACCCGCCAGATCATCGCCGACGCGCCGCGGCTGCAGGCGACGCTCGACGGCGAGATGCGCGCCGGGCTGGAGCTGAAAGAGGACGAGCAGTTCATCCGCGGCAGCGGGTCCTCGCCCAACCTGCAGGGCATCGCCACGCACCCGCGGGTCCAGAAGTACTTCTGGGCGACCGGCAACAACGCCGTGCTGGCGAACGCCACCATCAAGGCCAAGACCGGCGACACCAAGCTGGACGCCATCCGGCGCGCCATGCTGACCGTCACCGTGGCGAAGTACTTCGCGACCGGCCTGGTGCTGAACCCCATCGACTTCGCGGACATCGAGCTGCTCAAGGGC
- a CDS encoding head maturation protease, ClpP-related, translating into MRKTIELPAQEKLSASRKPIVVQAKAPAKWYELKAAASGEAELFIYGEIGNYLWDGPTVGDLVRALSEINAGTIRVRINSPGGDVWGGIALYNALVQHPARIITQNDGVAASIASLVFMAGDERRMGTGTTLMVHDPWTCMCGNAADFREIAGWLDGIAASMADIYAERTGQTTAGIAALMTAETWMNAAEAVAAGFADDTTNEDAPPQMRARFDLSFFAHAPPELADRRQEGQANTRTTPQTVRDVEQILRDAGCSHAQAKAIASGGFKAKPDSRDENGGEPDDTAAADALMASLLTARFEFGARSLLEN; encoded by the coding sequence ATGCGTAAGACGATCGAACTGCCGGCGCAGGAGAAGCTGTCCGCATCGCGGAAGCCGATCGTCGTGCAAGCCAAGGCGCCGGCGAAGTGGTACGAGCTGAAGGCGGCCGCGAGCGGCGAGGCCGAGCTGTTCATCTACGGCGAGATCGGGAACTACCTCTGGGACGGCCCCACCGTGGGCGACCTGGTGCGCGCCCTCTCGGAGATCAACGCCGGCACCATCCGCGTCCGGATCAACTCCCCCGGCGGCGACGTGTGGGGGGGCATCGCCCTGTACAACGCGCTCGTGCAGCACCCGGCCCGGATCATCACGCAGAATGACGGTGTGGCGGCATCGATCGCCAGCCTGGTCTTCATGGCCGGGGACGAGCGACGGATGGGCACGGGCACCACGCTGATGGTGCACGACCCGTGGACGTGCATGTGCGGCAACGCGGCCGACTTCCGCGAGATCGCTGGTTGGCTGGACGGCATCGCCGCATCCATGGCGGACATCTACGCCGAGCGGACAGGGCAGACCACCGCCGGGATCGCCGCGCTGATGACGGCCGAGACCTGGATGAACGCGGCCGAAGCCGTGGCCGCCGGGTTCGCCGACGACACCACGAACGAGGACGCGCCGCCGCAGATGCGCGCACGCTTCGACCTTTCCTTCTTCGCCCACGCGCCGCCCGAACTCGCCGACCGGCGACAGGAGGGGCAGGCCAACACCCGGACCACGCCGCAGACCGTGCGCGACGTCGAGCAGATCCTGCGGGATGCAGGCTGTTCGCACGCGCAGGCCAAGGCGATCGCGTCCGGTGGATTCAAGGCCAAGCCGGATTCTCGGGATGAGAACGGTGGGGAGCCTGACGACACGGCCGCAGCCGACGCGCTGATGGCCTCCCTGCTGACCGCGCGTTTCGAGTTCGGGGCGCGCTCCCTCTTGGAGAACTGA